The nucleotide sequence CACGATGCCGAGCTCACGCCGAATCCTTACTTGTTTAATCTGGACCACTTTGAGGTCGTCGTCAATCATGGTGCGCGGCAGCGCGCTCCAGCCCAGACCGATGACGGCGAGCATCTTGAGCACTTCCAGGTAGTTCGTCGTCATGCCGACGCGCATGCGCGTGCGCAGGCTGCCGAGCGCGTCGAGGATGATACCGCGCGTGTACGTGCCCGGGCCGGGGAGGATCGCCGGGTAATCGAGCAGGGCTTTCGCGCTCGCGTCGCGCAGCCGGGCGAGCGGGTGCGACGGCGCAACCACGATCTCGAGCGGGTCGTCCCAGATTCGCTCGGCCTTGAGCTGCGGGATCGGTCCGGCGGGGAGCGTGACGACCGCGAGCTCGATCTCGCCGCGCAGGACCGCGGCGCACGCGGCCTCGGAATCCATGAAGCGCAGATCGAGCCGCACTTCCGGGTAGCGCTCGTGGAAGCGCTTGAGCGTCTCCGGGATCCGGTGCAGGCCGATGTGATGACTGGTGGCGAGCGAGAGCTCGCCGCCGATCTCGCCCGCCAGATTGGCGAGCGAGCGCCGGGCGTCTTCGATCTCGTTGAGGATGACGCGGGCGCGCGCAAGCAGCGCCTGCCCGGCCGGGGTGAGCTGCACCCGCCGCCCGATCCGATCGAACAGCCGCGTGCCCAGCTCCCCCTCGAGCGCCGCGATGCGCTTGCTGATCGCGGGCTGGCTGAGAAAAATCCGCTCGGCGGCGGCCGAGAATGAGCCCGTTTCGGCGGCGGCCCGGAAGGCCTGGAGGGCGGCGATGTCCATGACGAATGAGAATATCACACATGATAAATATGAATTTGAGTTATTTAGGGGAGGTGCCTAAGCTAGCGACCCATGGCCGGTAAGACCCTTTACGACAAGCTCTGGGATGCCCACGTCGTTCGGCGCAACGAGGACGGGACGTGTCTCCTCTATATCGATCGCCACCTCGTCCATGAGGTGACCAGCCCGCAGGCGTTCGAGGGGTTGCGCCTCGCCGGCCGCCGGCCCTGGCGCCTGGATGCCAATCTCGCCACCGCCGATCACAACGTCCCGACGACCGACCGGCGCCGCGGCATCAGCGACGCCGTCTCGCGCCTGCAGGTCGAGACGCTCGACGAGAACTGCCGGTCCTTCGGCATTACCGAGTTCGGCATGAACGATGCGCGCCAGGGCATCGTGCACGTGATCGGACCGGAGCAGGGCGCGACGCTCCCCGGCATGACGGTCGTGTGCGGCGACTCGCACACCTCCACGCACGGCGCGTTCGCGGCGCTCGCCTTCGGCATCGGCACCTCCGAGGTGGAGCACGTGCTGGCGACGCAGTGCCTCCTCCTCCGGAAGTCGAAGAGCATGCGCGTGCGCGTCGAGGGCGCGCTCGGCGCCGGCGTGACCGCGAAGGACGTCGTGCTCGCCATCATCGGACGCATCGGCACGGCGGGCGGCACCGGTCACGCCATCGAGTTCGCCGGATCGGCGATCCGCGGCCTGTCGATGGAAGGGCGCATGACGGTCTGCAACATGGCGATCGAGGCGGGCGCGCGCGCCGGGATGGTCGCGGTGGACGAGAGGACGATCGAGTACGTGCGCGGCCGGCCTTTCGCGCCGAAGGGCGCGCTGTGGGAGCGCGCGGTCGCGGCGTGGCGCGAGCTGCGCAGCGACGACGACGCGGCCTTCGACAGGGAGGTCGTGATCGAAGCGCGCGAGATCGAGCCGCAAGTCACCTGGGGCACCTCGCCCGAGATGGTGGCGCCGGTCGGCGCCCGGGTGCCCGACCCGGCGCGCGAGCGCGACGCGACGCGGCGCGGCGGCATCGAGAGCGCGCTCCGTTACATGGATCTCGCGCCCGGCACGCCGATCAAGGACATACGGATCGACAAGGTGTTCATCGGTTCGTGCACCAACTCCCGCATCGAGGACCTGCGCGCGGCGGCCGCCGTGGTGAAGGGCCGGCGCGTCGCGGGCAGCGTCAAGCTGGCGCTGGTCGTGCCGGGGTCCGGACCGGTCAAACGCCAGGCCGAGGCCGAGGGCCTCGACCGGATTTTCACCGAGGCCGGTTTCGAATGGCGCGAGCCCGGCTGCTCGATGTGCCTGGCCATGAACGCCGATCGGCTCGAGCCCGGCGAGCGCTGCGCATCGACGTCGAACCGCAATTTCGAGGGGCGGCAGGGGGCGGGCGGCCGCACGCACCTCGTGAGCCCCGCCATGGCAGCCGCTGCGGCGATCGCGGGGCATTTCGTGGACGTGAGAGAACTGCAACTTCAGTGAAAAAGTTCGAGAAGCTGACCGGGTTGGTGGTGCCGATCGACCGGGCGAACGTCGATACCGACGCGATCATTCCGAAGCAGTACCTGAAGTCGATCAAGCGCACCGGTTTCGGGCCGAACCTGTTCGACGCGTGGCGCTATCTCGATCCGGGCGAGCCGGGCATGGACCACGGCCGGCGGCGGCCGAACCCGGACTTCGTGCTCAACCAGCCGCGTTACCGGGGCGCACAGGTCCTCCTCGCGCGCGAGAACTTCGGGTGCGGCAGCTCGCGCGAGCATGCGCCCTGGGCGCTCGAGGACTACGGCATCCGCGCGCTCATTGCGCCGAGCTACGCCGACATCTTCTACGGCAACTGCTTCAAGAACGGCCTGCTCCCCATCGTGCTGGCGGCCGACGTCGTGGACCGACTCTTCGGCGAGACCTTCGCGACCGAGGGTTATCGCCTGACGGTGGATCTCGAAGCCCAGACCGTGACGACGCCAGGCGGCGAGGCCTTTCGATTCGACATCGATCCCTTCCGCAAGCACTGCCTGCTCGAGGGCCTCGACGAGATCGGTCTCACGCTCCAGCACGCGGACGAGATCCGCTCGTACGAGGAACGCCGGCGGCAGGAAACCCCCTGGTTGTTCGGCTCCTGATCGGCGTTTCTCCGCGGTTGCCGGAAAATCGAACAAAGCGATGACCAAGAAGATCGCAGTACTCCCGGGCGATGGCATCGGCCCCGAGGTGACGGCCGAGGCCGGCAAGGTGCTGGAGTGCCTGCGCCGGGAGTTCGGGCTCGACGTCGAAACCGAGCAGGCGCCGGTCGGCGGCACGGCGTACGACGCGCACCGGCATCCGTTGCCGGACGTCACGTTGAAGCTCGCCCGCGAGGCGGACGCGGTGCTGCTCGGCGCGGTCGGCGGGCCCCGGTGGGACGCACTGCCGATGGCCGTGCGCCCGGAAAAAGGGCTGCTCGGCCTGCGCGCCGGGCTCGGGCTCTTCGCGAACCTGCGGCCGGCGATCCTTTATCCCCAGCTGGCGAGCGCCTCGTCGCTCCGGCCCGAAGTGGTGGCCGGTCTCGACATCCTGATCGTGCGCGAGCTGACCGGCGACATCTACTTCGGCGAACCGCGCGGCACGAGAACTCTGGAGAAGGGCGAGCGCCAGGCCTACAACACGATGGTCTATTCGGAACACGAGATCGCGCGCGTCGCGCGCGTCGCCTTCGACGCGGCGCGCCGGCGCGGCCGCAAGGTCTGCTCGGTCGACAAGGCGAACGTGCTCGAGGCCACCGTGCTGTGGCGGGAGGTCGTGACGCACGTCGCGCGGGAGTATCCCGACGTCGAGCTGAGCCATATGTACGTGGACAACGCCGCCATGCAGCTCGTGCGCGCGCCGAAGCAGTTCGACGTGATCGTGACCGGGAACATGTTCGGCGACATCCTTTCGGACGAGGCTTCCATGCTCACGGGATCGATCGGCATGCTGCCGTCCGCATCGCTCGATGCGCGGAACAAGGGCATGTACGAGCCGATCCATGGATCGGCGCCGGACATCGCCGGCAAAGGGGTCGCCAATCCGCTCGCGACCATCCTGTCGGCGGCCATGATGCTTAGGTACACTCTGGGCGCCGCGCCGCTCGCCGACCGGGTCGAGCGCGCGGTATCGACCGTGCTCGATCAGGGGCTGCGCACGGCGGACATTCACACCGAGGGGACGAAACGGGTCGGTACGCGGGAGATGGGCGACGCGGTGGTCGCCGCGCTCGCGGCGCAGGCGAAATGACATGCCCGGCGGACGGGCAGGGGCGAGGACAATGATGCGGGTAGGGTTGGTCGGCTGGCGCGGTATGGTGGGCTCCGTGCTGATGGGGCGCATGCAGCAGGAGCGGGACTTCGATCTCGTCGATCCGGTGTTCTTCACCACTTCGCAGGTGGGCGGCAAGGGACCGGCGATCGGCAAGGACGTGCCGCCGCTGAAGGACGCGAAAAGCATCGACGACCTCAAGCGCATGGACGCCGTCATTTCCTGCCAGGGCGGCGATTACACGGGCGAAATTTATCCGAAGCTGCGCGCGGCCGGCTGGAACGGTTACTGGATCGACGCGGCATCGGCGCTGCGAATGGCTCCGGACTCGGTGATCATCCTCGATCCGGTGAACCTCGACGTCATCCGGGACGCGCTCGGCCGCGGCGTGAAGAACTACATCGGCGGCAACTGCACGGTGTCGCTCATGCTGATGGCGCTCGGCGGCCTGTTCCAGCGCGGCCTCGTCGAATGGATGACCGCGATGACGTACCAGGCGGCGTCGGGTGCCGGAGCCCAGAACATGCGCGAGCTGCTGAAGCAGATGGGCGCCGCGCACGCGTCCGTGAAGCCGCTGCTCGACGACCCCGCCTCGGCGATTCTCGACATCGATCGAAAGCTCGCCGACACCATGCGCTCGAGCGGCTTCCCGACCGAGCATTTCGGCGTACCGCTCGCGGGCAGCCTGATCCCGTGGATCGACAAGGACCTCGGCAACGGTCAGTCGCGCGAGGAATGGAAGGGCATGGCCGAGACGAACAAGATCCTCGGGCGCGAGGCGAACCCGATCCCCGTCGACGGGGTGTGCGTGCGGGTGGGCGCCATGCGCTGCCACAGCCAGGCGCTCACGATCAAGCTCACGCAGGACGTTCCGCTGGACGAGATCCGCATGATGCTCGCGACGGCGAACGACTGGGTGAAGGTGATTCCGAACGAGCGCGAGGAGAGCATGCGTGAGCTTACGCCGACCGCGGTGACCGGGACGCTTTCCGTCCCGATCGGTCGGCTGCGCAAGCTGCCCATGGGCGGCCAGTATCTCGCTGCCTTCACCGTCGGCGACCAGCTCCTCTGGGGTGCGGCCGAGCCGTTGCGCCGCATGCTTCGCATCCTGCTCGAGCACTGACGATCGCTTTGCCGGTTCCGCACCGGCCGCCGTCCCGAGCGGGCGGCGGACGACCCCCATTGCCCTCGCGATTTGATGCGCCGCCGGCGGAGAACTATAGGAAAGGAGAGCGGGCGACCCCTGCGGCCGGACACCCCTCGGTCGGGTATCCGGTTCGACTATTTATGGTGAAATCGGAGGGAACACAAGTCCTTGTGAAAGGGTTTCGCTGAACTATAGTTAGTTGAGATTTGTAAAGGGCCTTACTATTATACCGGCATAACTCCCAGCCCCTGAAAGTGAATAAGGACACTCCCAGTCAGCCCGTCCAGGGTGCGTGTGTGCGCAGAGTGAGGAGGCTGACCGCCCGGTACATGCTGGGTGCACTCCTTGCCCTGTGTCCGCTCGCCGGTCATGCCTTGGGGCTCGGGAAGCTCAAGGTCCACTCCGCGCTACACGAACCCCTGAACGGAGAGATCGAGTTCACCTCGATCACCGACTCCGAGCTCAAAGGGCTGAACGCGACGCTCGCCTCCCGGGCCGACTTCGCCATCGCGGGTGCCGAGCGGCTGCCTTTCCACGCCAACATCCGGTTCGAGGTGGTCCGTCGTCCCGACGGCCGTTACTTCCTCGAGCTCAAGACCGATCAGCCGATCGAAGAGCCTTTCGTGCATCTGCTCGTCCAGGTGCAATGGGCAGGCGGCCGTCTGGTGCGCGAATACACCGCCCTGATCGACCCGCCGCGGTACCTGGCCTCGACCCCGTCCGGCATCGAGGTCCCGCGAGTCGCACCCACGGCGCCCGCGCCGGAGGTCGAGACGGTGCCTCCCCCTGTCGCGGACGCCGAACCCCCGTTGGCCGTCGAGCCGCCGACAACCGAGCCCATGACGGAGCCGCAGCCCGTCGGCGACGCGCCCGCGCCGGAGACATCGATGTCGGATGACACGCTCGGTCCCGACACCGCTTCGGCAGTCGGCATTTCGCCGGAGACGGGCTGGCCGGAAGACGACGCGCCTCCGACGGTCGAGGCGCTTGCCCCGGCGGAGCGGGACATGGCGGCGAGCACCTTGCCCGAGTGGGCCAACGCCTCCGAGTACACGGTCAAGCGCGGCGACACGCTCTGGGCGATCGCGGAACGCATGCGCGCGGACCAGGGCCTCACGCTCGAACAGGTGATGGTCGCGATCTTCAAGAACAACAAGTCGGCTTTCTTCGGCAACAACCTCAACAATCTGCGCGCCGGCAAGATCCTGAAGCTTCCCGAGCGCGACGCGGTCGAGGCGACCGCGCCGGCGCAGGCCCGCAAGGAATTTCGCGCGCAGTACGACGTCTGGCAGGAGTACAAGCTCAAGCTCGCCGCGCAGAGCGGCACGCTCAAGGTGGCGGACGCCGCCCCGGCAGCGACGCCCGTGGAGCAGGCCGCCCCGAAGGTCGAGCCGGAGGCCACGCCGCCCAAGGCACCGGAGCCGGCCGAAAAGGCGCAGCCTCAGCAACCGGACGAGTTGCTGAAGATCGTGCGCAGCACGCTCGAGTCCGAAAAGCCGGGCGCCGATCAGGCGGCCGCGCAGGGCGAATCCGCGGTCGACGCCGCAAAGCGCGAGCAGGCGGCGCTTGCCGAGCGGGTCACCACTCTCGAGGAATCGCTCGAGTCCAGGCAGATGGAGAACCGGGAACTGGCCGAGAAAGTGGGCCAGGTGCGCACGCAGCTGAAGAACGAGAAGCGGCTGCTCGAGCTCGAAAATCAGCAGCTCGCGCAGGCGCAGGCTCAGGCCCAGGCCAAGCCGGCGGAAGCGAAGCCGGCAGAGGAACCGAAGGCCGAGGCCAGACCGGACGTCGAGCCCAAGCCCGAGTCCGCCGTCGAGCCGAAACCGCAACCGGCTGCCGCGCCCAAGGCGGACGCGAAGCCGCAGCCGCGCGCCGTCAAGCCTCGCGCGCCGAAGAAACCCGCATCCGCGTCCCCGCCCCCCGAAGACAAAGGCTTTTTCGCGACGCTGCTCGACGATCTCGTGAACGGCGGAATGCTGCCCATCATCGGCGGCGTCGTCGTGCTCGCGGGCGGCGTGATCCTGCTCATGTACATGCGCCGCCGGCAGCGCTCGATCGCCGAGTTCGAGGAGAGCATCCTCGCCTCAGACGCCATCGCGCCCGATTCGAGCGTGACGACCGGCAATACGTCCGGCCAGTCGATCACGACGGGCGACACGTCGTTCCTGAGCGATTTCAGCCAGGGGAGCATGGGGCACGTACAGACCGACGACGTCGACCCGGTCGCGGAAGCCGAGGTCTATCTGGCGTATGGCCGGGACGAGACCGCCGAGGAGATCCTGAAGGAAGCGATCGTCAAGAACCCGAACCGGCAGGAGCTCAAGCTCAAGCTGCTCGAGATCTATCACCAGCGCAGCGACGTGGGTGCCTTCGAGACCCTCGCCGAGGAGCTCTATGCGGCGCTGGGCGGGCCGGGCGGCAAGGTGTGGGAAAAGGTCGAGGAAATGGGGCGCCGCCTCAGCCCGAACAACCCCATGTTTCAGGGCGGCGCCGGCGCGACGGCGCGCCGCGCGACCGACAGTCCACGCGAGGAGGTGGGCGACTCCGTCGCGGCGGCAGGCATGGCGACGACCGCGTTCGCCGCGGCGGCGACCGATGCCGAATCCGCCACTCGCGCCGAGTCCTCGCCCACCATCGACTTCGACTTCGACGCGGGCAGCCCGGCACCCAAGCAGGCCGAGGCGGAGGAGCCGGCGTTCGATATCAATTTCGACCTCGAGGAGGCAAAGACGGGTACCGACGACGCGGGCCTGACGTTCGCCGGTTCGTCCCCTGCGACGAGCGAGGATACGGGGCTGGAGGGCCTGGACCTCGGGCAGCCCGCGGAGCACGTCATCGATTTCGAGCAGGCAAAGGCCGAGCCGAATGCAGAACCATCGGGCGGGGGCGAGATCAGCTTCGACCTGCCCGGTGAGGAAAAGACCGCAGGAGACGATCTGAGCCTCGATATGGCGACGGAGGAGACGGGGGCCGAGGGCTCAATCCGTTTCGAGCCCACGCCCGAGGGTGGTGAGGGGGAGATCCAGTGGGAGCTCGACTCCACGGAGACAGCCGCCCCGGCCGCCGACGTGCCGGTCAACGGCGCGGACAGCGGCGGCGAACCGCAGTGGGACGAGACCGCAACGAAGCTCGACCTCGCGCGCGCCTACATCGACATGGGCGACGGCGACGGAGCGCGCAGTATCCTCGAGGAAGTGATGGCCGAGGGCAACGAGCAGCAGAAGAAGCAGGCCGCCGACCTCGTAAGCCAGATCGGTTAGTCCGCCGAGACAGCCTGCGAGCGGCGTTGCCGTCCAGGCCGATCTAGAAGCGCCGTCCGAAGTAGATCCCGGCCCCGCCGTATAAACCCGATCGCGCGACCAGTCCTGCGTAGCCGTCGCCGTCGAGCGTCACCTCGACGCCGCCCAGCGCGCCCGAGCGGTCGTCGACCGAAAGATCGCGCGTCTCCGTGACCGCTCCGCGGGCGCGCTGATCGCCGTCCAGGTCGCCGTAGTTGAATCCCGCATAGAACCGGGCCGCACCCGGCACGGCGACCGCGATGCCGGTCTCCGCGTAATACACGTTCCAGCTGAGCGTCACGTCCTGCAGGTCGTTCGCGTCGTCGGTCCGTTCGTAGAGATAGCTGGCGCCGGCGAAGAACGAGAAGCTGGATGACAACGGCGCGTCGAAGTCGATCGAAACCCCCGCATGGTAGCCGTCGAGCTGCTCGCCGGCGGTGAGCGGCTCGCCGGTCTGCGTGAGATAGCTGTACCCCCCCAGCAGGCCGAGCCGGACGTGCTTTCCGTAACGCTCCCGCCAGTGGACGCCGATGCGCTTCAGCGTCGTGTCGATCCGGTCGCTACCTCGCGCGAGGTCGAAGTCGTGCTGTGTGAACGCAAGGGTAAAGTCCGTCGGCCGCTCCAGTCCGTAAGGCCGGGCGTCCTCGGCGAACGCCGGCGCTGCGCACAGACACGCGAGCCAGAACCAGCGGATCATGGGCCGCGCCGCCGATCGAGCGTCACGAAACTGAAGGCGTAGGCGTGGTGCGCGTCGGCCTCGTGATGCACACGCTCGATCTCGTGCCAGGCAGCGACGTCGAATTCCGGAAAGCGCGTGTCGCCATCGACGCCGGCATGCACGCGCGTGAGGTAGAGCCGGTCGGCGCGCTCGAGGGTCTGCGCGTAGAGGTCGCCGCCCCCGATGACGAAGATCTCTTCGGCGCCGTCCGCCTGGGCGAACGCCTGTTCGAGCGAGTGCACGACGCGGCAGCCGGACGCAGCCGCGTACCCGGCCTGGCGTGTGACGACGATGTTCAGGCGGTCGGGGAGCGGTCGGCCGAGCGACTCGTAGTTCCGACGCCCCATGATGACGGGATGTCCGACCGTGAGGCGACGGAAGTGCTTGAGGTCGTCCGGCAGGTGCCAGGGGAGACGATTGTCCCGTCCTATCACGCCGTTCTCGGCGAGCGCGACGATGATGGAGATGCGTGGACGGGGGCGTTCCAATCGCGCTCCCTCTCGTCAAACGGCGACCGGTGCCTTGATCGCGGGGTGCGGGTCGTAGTTCATGAGCTCGAAATCGTCGTGCACGAAATCGAACACCGAGGCGCGGTCGGGATTCAGCCGCATGGCCGGAAGGGGTCGAGGCGCGCGCGTGAGCTGGAGCCGCGCCTGTTCGAGGTGGTTCGCGTAGAGATGCGCATCCCCGAGCGTGTGGACGAAGTCGCCTGGGCGAAGGCCGGTGACTTGCGCCACCATCAGCGTCAGCAACGCGTAGGAGGCGATGTTGAACGGCACGCCGAGGAAGATGTCGGCGCTGCGCTGATACAGCTGGCAGGACAGCCGTCCCTGCGCCACGTAGAACTGGAAGAGCGTGTGGCAGGGCGGAAGCTTCATGCGCTCGACGTCGGAGACATTCCAGGCGCTGACGATCAGCCGGCGCGAGTCCGGATCCCGCCGGATGCGGTCGACGACATCGGCGATCTGGTCGATGTGTCGGCCGTCCGGAGTCGGCCACGAGCGCCACTGGTAGCCATAGATAGGCCCGAGCTCACCGTTCTCGTCGGCCCACTCGTCCCAGATCGAAACCCCGTTCTCCTTCAGATAGCGGATATTGGTGTCGCCGCGCAGGAACCAGAGGAGCTCATGGATGATAGAACGCAGGTGCAGCTTCTTGGTGGTGACCAGCGGGAAGCCGGCCGCGAGGTCGAACCGCATCTGGTGGCCGAAAAGGGAGAGGGTGCCGGTGCCGGTACGGTCGCTCTTGCGCACTCCGCGCTCGAGTACCTGGCGGAGAAGATCGAGATACTGCTGCATGCGCGTTCGGGGCCGACGAGTGGTAGGACAGGCTTCTGGGCAGCGGCCGGGATTTGTTTAATATTGAGGTCGCCGCGACATTGCGGCCTAGTATATCCGGTGAGGCCGCGAGGCGCAGCCGGGCCGAAGAAGAAATGGAAAAATATCTGTTCATGCGGGGGGTCCTGAAGCGGCTTGCCGAAGACCGCTTCCTGTGCCGCGGCGTGGCGATCGGCCTGAAGGTGGGCGCCGCCATGATCGTCCTCTTCAGCCTCACGACTTTCTTCTCGGCCGGTCGCCTGATCTTCGATCTCTCGGCTAACGGAATCCCGGGCGGGGTGCTGTTCGAGGTCTTCTACGTGCTGGCCGTCTACGCCGCCGCCCATACCCTGCTGTTGCGTTCCCAGGACGCTGACGCCGTCAGATCCGGCGAGTTCGTCGCCCTGCGGCTGGCCCCGGTCGTCATCCGCGGGCTGGCGGAAGCGTATGCGGCCTTCGTCGCGCTGGTCGCGATCGGTGGGGGGCTGTTCGTCTGGTTCACCAATCTCGGCGTCGAAAAGGTCCTGGATCCCGTGACTCGCTCTTTCTTTCCGACCGTCCGGGAGAACCCGAGCTTCATGGGCGGGATCGAGTTCATGGTGAGCGGCGTCGTGACGGCATTTGCGGTCCTGCTGGTCGCCTACGTCCTCGCAGAGGCGCTGCAGTTCGCCACGCGCTCGCTCCGCCCCGCCGAGGCGGTACGTAATGGCGCGGAGGATCGCCTGCGCGCCCGCTTCGGCTCCTGACACCCCTCAGCGCGCGAACAGCCGTACCCGCCGGTACTTGAAGAAGGGGATCAGCGCCATCCCCGCGATAAAACCTCCGATGTGCGCCCCGAAGGCGACGCCTCCCTCGCCCGCAGGGGCCAGGGCCGAGCTCACGAGCTGCAGCACGAACCACAGGCCGAGCACCAACATGGCGGGTAGGTGCACGAGCCGCGAAAAGAATCCGAGCGGGATCAGGACGAGGACGTGCGCGCGGGGGTAGAGCAGCAGATAGGCGCCGAGCACCCCCGAGATCGCACCGCTTGCTCCGATCATGGGAACCGTCGAATCGGGGTCCGGGAACGCCTGCACCAGAGCCGCCGCCACGCCGCAGACGAGATAGAAAACGACGAACCGCACGTGGCCCATGGCGTCCTCGATGTTGTTGCCGAAGATCCAGAGGTAGAGCATGTTGCCGAGCAGGTGCATGATGCTGCCGTGCAGGAACATGGACGTGAATACCGTCATCGCGGGCGGTACGAGATGCAGCTCCGGGGGAAGACTTTCGTAACCGAAGAGCGTCGCGGGTATCACGCCCAGGCTGACGACCGCGGCCTGA is from Sulfurifustis variabilis and encodes:
- a CDS encoding LysR family transcriptional regulator; the protein is MDIAALQAFRAAAETGSFSAAAERIFLSQPAISKRIAALEGELGTRLFDRIGRRVQLTPAGQALLARARVILNEIEDARRSLANLAGEIGGELSLATSHHIGLHRIPETLKRFHERYPEVRLDLRFMDSEAACAAVLRGEIELAVVTLPAGPIPQLKAERIWDDPLEIVVAPSHPLARLRDASAKALLDYPAILPGPGTYTRGIILDALGSLRTRMRVGMTTNYLEVLKMLAVIGLGWSALPRTMIDDDLKVVQIKQVRIRRELGIVTHATRTVSNAGQAMIRMIREAA
- the leuC gene encoding 3-isopropylmalate dehydratase large subunit, producing the protein MAGKTLYDKLWDAHVVRRNEDGTCLLYIDRHLVHEVTSPQAFEGLRLAGRRPWRLDANLATADHNVPTTDRRRGISDAVSRLQVETLDENCRSFGITEFGMNDARQGIVHVIGPEQGATLPGMTVVCGDSHTSTHGAFAALAFGIGTSEVEHVLATQCLLLRKSKSMRVRVEGALGAGVTAKDVVLAIIGRIGTAGGTGHAIEFAGSAIRGLSMEGRMTVCNMAIEAGARAGMVAVDERTIEYVRGRPFAPKGALWERAVAAWRELRSDDDAAFDREVVIEAREIEPQVTWGTSPEMVAPVGARVPDPARERDATRRGGIESALRYMDLAPGTPIKDIRIDKVFIGSCTNSRIEDLRAAAAVVKGRRVAGSVKLALVVPGSGPVKRQAEAEGLDRIFTEAGFEWREPGCSMCLAMNADRLEPGERCASTSNRNFEGRQGAGGRTHLVSPAMAAAAAIAGHFVDVRELQLQ
- the leuD gene encoding 3-isopropylmalate dehydratase small subunit; translation: MKKFEKLTGLVVPIDRANVDTDAIIPKQYLKSIKRTGFGPNLFDAWRYLDPGEPGMDHGRRRPNPDFVLNQPRYRGAQVLLARENFGCGSSREHAPWALEDYGIRALIAPSYADIFYGNCFKNGLLPIVLAADVVDRLFGETFATEGYRLTVDLEAQTVTTPGGEAFRFDIDPFRKHCLLEGLDEIGLTLQHADEIRSYEERRRQETPWLFGS
- the leuB gene encoding 3-isopropylmalate dehydrogenase; this encodes MTKKIAVLPGDGIGPEVTAEAGKVLECLRREFGLDVETEQAPVGGTAYDAHRHPLPDVTLKLAREADAVLLGAVGGPRWDALPMAVRPEKGLLGLRAGLGLFANLRPAILYPQLASASSLRPEVVAGLDILIVRELTGDIYFGEPRGTRTLEKGERQAYNTMVYSEHEIARVARVAFDAARRRGRKVCSVDKANVLEATVLWREVVTHVAREYPDVELSHMYVDNAAMQLVRAPKQFDVIVTGNMFGDILSDEASMLTGSIGMLPSASLDARNKGMYEPIHGSAPDIAGKGVANPLATILSAAMMLRYTLGAAPLADRVERAVSTVLDQGLRTADIHTEGTKRVGTREMGDAVVAALAAQAK
- the asd gene encoding aspartate-semialdehyde dehydrogenase, whose translation is MMRVGLVGWRGMVGSVLMGRMQQERDFDLVDPVFFTTSQVGGKGPAIGKDVPPLKDAKSIDDLKRMDAVISCQGGDYTGEIYPKLRAAGWNGYWIDAASALRMAPDSVIILDPVNLDVIRDALGRGVKNYIGGNCTVSLMLMALGGLFQRGLVEWMTAMTYQAASGAGAQNMRELLKQMGAAHASVKPLLDDPASAILDIDRKLADTMRSSGFPTEHFGVPLAGSLIPWIDKDLGNGQSREEWKGMAETNKILGREANPIPVDGVCVRVGAMRCHSQALTIKLTQDVPLDEIRMMLATANDWVKVIPNEREESMRELTPTAVTGTLSVPIGRLRKLPMGGQYLAAFTVGDQLLWGAAEPLRRMLRILLEH
- a CDS encoding FimV/HubP family polar landmark protein, with product MRRVRRLTARYMLGALLALCPLAGHALGLGKLKVHSALHEPLNGEIEFTSITDSELKGLNATLASRADFAIAGAERLPFHANIRFEVVRRPDGRYFLELKTDQPIEEPFVHLLVQVQWAGGRLVREYTALIDPPRYLASTPSGIEVPRVAPTAPAPEVETVPPPVADAEPPLAVEPPTTEPMTEPQPVGDAPAPETSMSDDTLGPDTASAVGISPETGWPEDDAPPTVEALAPAERDMAASTLPEWANASEYTVKRGDTLWAIAERMRADQGLTLEQVMVAIFKNNKSAFFGNNLNNLRAGKILKLPERDAVEATAPAQARKEFRAQYDVWQEYKLKLAAQSGTLKVADAAPAATPVEQAAPKVEPEATPPKAPEPAEKAQPQQPDELLKIVRSTLESEKPGADQAAAQGESAVDAAKREQAALAERVTTLEESLESRQMENRELAEKVGQVRTQLKNEKRLLELENQQLAQAQAQAQAKPAEAKPAEEPKAEARPDVEPKPESAVEPKPQPAAAPKADAKPQPRAVKPRAPKKPASASPPPEDKGFFATLLDDLVNGGMLPIIGGVVVLAGGVILLMYMRRRQRSIAEFEESILASDAIAPDSSVTTGNTSGQSITTGDTSFLSDFSQGSMGHVQTDDVDPVAEAEVYLAYGRDETAEEILKEAIVKNPNRQELKLKLLEIYHQRSDVGAFETLAEELYAALGGPGGKVWEKVEEMGRRLSPNNPMFQGGAGATARRATDSPREEVGDSVAAAGMATTAFAAAATDAESATRAESSPTIDFDFDAGSPAPKQAEAEEPAFDINFDLEEAKTGTDDAGLTFAGSSPATSEDTGLEGLDLGQPAEHVIDFEQAKAEPNAEPSGGGEISFDLPGEEKTAGDDLSLDMATEETGAEGSIRFEPTPEGGEGEIQWELDSTETAAPAADVPVNGADSGGEPQWDETATKLDLARAYIDMGDGDGARSILEEVMAEGNEQQKKQAADLVSQIG
- the folA gene encoding type 3 dihydrofolate reductase, whose protein sequence is MERPRPRISIIVALAENGVIGRDNRLPWHLPDDLKHFRRLTVGHPVIMGRRNYESLGRPLPDRLNIVVTRQAGYAAASGCRVVHSLEQAFAQADGAEEIFVIGGGDLYAQTLERADRLYLTRVHAGVDGDTRFPEFDVAAWHEIERVHHEADAHHAYAFSFVTLDRRRGP
- a CDS encoding thymidylate synthase is translated as MQQYLDLLRQVLERGVRKSDRTGTGTLSLFGHQMRFDLAAGFPLVTTKKLHLRSIIHELLWFLRGDTNIRYLKENGVSIWDEWADENGELGPIYGYQWRSWPTPDGRHIDQIADVVDRIRRDPDSRRLIVSAWNVSDVERMKLPPCHTLFQFYVAQGRLSCQLYQRSADIFLGVPFNIASYALLTLMVAQVTGLRPGDFVHTLGDAHLYANHLEQARLQLTRAPRPLPAMRLNPDRASVFDFVHDDFELMNYDPHPAIKAPVAV
- a CDS encoding rhomboid family intramembrane serine protease, whose amino-acid sequence is MIPLRDDVPTRITPFVTVTFIVACSAIFLWQISLGQRGFQAAVVSLGVIPATLFGYESLPPELHLVPPAMTVFTSMFLHGSIMHLLGNMLYLWIFGNNIEDAMGHVRFVVFYLVCGVAAALVQAFPDPDSTVPMIGASGAISGVLGAYLLLYPRAHVLVLIPLGFFSRLVHLPAMLVLGLWFVLQLVSSALAPAGEGGVAFGAHIGGFIAGMALIPFFKYRRVRLFAR